The following are encoded together in the Arthrobacter sp. Y-9 genome:
- the guaA gene encoding glutamine-hydrolyzing GMP synthase codes for MTNSPAAQTSQRPVLVVDYGAQYAQLIARRVREANVYSEIVPHTLSTEQLLAKNPAAIILSGGPSSVYAEGAPNVGADLFEAGVPVLGICYGFQAMARALGGEVAQTGLREYGSTETTLVGEPHSLLEGVTDHRSWMSHGDSVHRAPEGFEVLATTAGAPVAAFANEEKCLYGVQWHPEVKHSESGQKILENFLYKGAGLDANWTTGNIVEDQVERIREQVGDARVICGLSGGVDSAVAAALVQRAVGDQLTCVFVNHGLLREGEAEQVERDFVAATGANLYVANEQERFLNALAGVSDPETKRKIIGREFIRAFEEAERAIIAEAAADGESIKFLVQGTLYPDVVESGGGEGTANIKSHHNVGGLPEDLQFELVEPLRTLFKDEVRAVGAQLGLPAEIVGRQPFPGPGLGIRIVGEITAERLDLLRKADAIARAELTAAGLDNEVWQMPVVLLADVRSVGVQGDGRSYGHPIVLRPVSSEDAMTADWSRLPYDLLARISNRITNEVDGVNRVVLDVTSKPPGTIEWE; via the coding sequence GTGACCAATTCCCCCGCAGCTCAGACTTCTCAGCGCCCCGTGCTGGTGGTTGACTACGGTGCACAGTACGCGCAGCTGATCGCCCGCCGCGTGCGTGAGGCGAACGTGTATTCGGAGATCGTTCCGCACACGCTCAGCACCGAACAACTTCTGGCCAAGAACCCCGCCGCCATCATTCTTTCCGGTGGTCCCTCCAGCGTTTACGCCGAAGGTGCCCCGAACGTCGGCGCGGACCTTTTCGAGGCCGGCGTCCCCGTCCTCGGCATCTGCTACGGCTTTCAGGCCATGGCCCGCGCCCTCGGCGGAGAGGTCGCTCAGACCGGCCTCCGCGAGTACGGCTCCACGGAGACCACCCTCGTCGGTGAGCCCCACTCGCTGCTGGAAGGCGTGACCGACCACCGTTCGTGGATGAGTCACGGCGACTCGGTGCACCGCGCTCCCGAAGGCTTCGAGGTCCTCGCCACCACGGCGGGCGCTCCGGTGGCGGCTTTCGCCAACGAGGAGAAGTGCCTGTACGGCGTGCAGTGGCACCCCGAGGTCAAGCACTCCGAGAGCGGCCAGAAGATCCTGGAGAACTTCCTCTACAAGGGCGCAGGCCTGGACGCCAACTGGACCACCGGCAATATCGTCGAGGACCAGGTGGAGCGCATCCGCGAGCAGGTGGGCGACGCCCGCGTGATCTGCGGTCTGTCCGGCGGTGTGGATTCCGCCGTGGCTGCGGCCCTGGTGCAGCGCGCCGTGGGCGACCAGCTGACCTGTGTGTTCGTGAATCACGGCCTGCTGCGTGAAGGCGAGGCCGAGCAGGTGGAGCGCGACTTCGTCGCCGCCACCGGGGCGAACCTCTATGTCGCCAATGAGCAGGAGCGCTTCCTGAACGCCCTGGCCGGGGTCAGCGATCCCGAGACCAAGCGCAAGATCATCGGCCGCGAGTTCATCCGCGCGTTCGAAGAGGCCGAGCGGGCGATCATCGCCGAGGCGGCTGCCGATGGCGAGAGCATCAAGTTCCTGGTCCAGGGCACCCTGTACCCGGACGTCGTCGAGTCCGGCGGCGGCGAGGGCACGGCCAACATCAAGAGCCACCACAACGTGGGCGGCCTGCCGGAGGATCTCCAGTTCGAACTGGTGGAGCCCCTGCGCACGCTGTTCAAGGACGAGGTCCGCGCCGTCGGCGCCCAGCTGGGTCTTCCGGCCGAGATCGTGGGACGACAGCCGTTCCCGGGCCCGGGTCTGGGCATCCGCATCGTCGGTGAGATCACCGCTGAGCGCCTGGATCTGCTGCGCAAGGCCGACGCGATCGCCCGCGCCGAGCTGACCGCCGCCGGCCTGGACAATGAAGTGTGGCAGATGCCCGTCGTGCTGCTCGCCGATGTGCGCAGCGTGGGTGTTCAGGGCGACGGCCGCAGCTACGGTCACCCGATCGTCCTGCGTCCCGTGTCCAGCGAGGACGCCATGACGGCCGACTGGTCGCGCCTGCCGTACGACCTGCTCGCCCGCATCTCCAACCGCATCACCAACGAGGTGGATGGCGTGAACCGCGTGGTGCTGGACGTGACCAGCAAGCCGCCGGGAACCATCGAGTGGGAGTGA
- a CDS encoding DUF3817 domain-containing protein yields the protein MIDPKPAGTPAPRPRRFGGTEQQIRSALKFYKVLAYATGSFLLLLCVELILRYGFGQFLFVGGTNAVTGQPHVFGLASADPAGVVGGANLSIIVLIVHGWMYVLYLISNFRLWSLMRWPFGKLVVLALGGVVPFLSFIVEKKTHAEVESELAANPQGASRY from the coding sequence ATGATCGACCCCAAGCCCGCAGGCACCCCCGCGCCCCGTCCGCGGCGTTTCGGAGGGACGGAGCAGCAGATCCGTTCCGCGCTCAAGTTCTACAAGGTCCTGGCCTACGCCACGGGCTCCTTCCTGCTGCTGCTCTGCGTCGAGCTCATCCTGCGGTACGGCTTCGGCCAGTTCCTCTTCGTGGGCGGCACGAACGCCGTGACCGGGCAGCCGCACGTCTTCGGTCTGGCCAGCGCCGACCCGGCCGGTGTGGTGGGCGGCGCAAACCTCTCCATCATCGTGCTGATCGTGCACGGCTGGATGTACGTGCTGTACCTGATCTCCAACTTCCGTCTCTGGAGCCTGATGCGCTGGCCGTTCGGCAAGCTCGTGGTCCTGGCCCTCGGCGGCGTGGTGCCGTTCCTCTCCTTCATCGTCGAGAAGAAGACCCACGCTGAGGTGGAGTCCGAACTCGCGGCGAACCCCCAGGGCGCCAGCCGCTACTGA
- a CDS encoding SURF1 family protein codes for MVLKTALKPRWIAGLLFALLVSTVFVLLSQWQFGRSTEQEKTPDSALESPRPLSEVLKPGTFFPSSVADQMVTLTGHYDPSRQVLVKDRLLDGRSGFWVVTAFAVDGAPRLAGAKATPATWIPVARGWIASEDQAPRAPQGQIALTGRLVPSEAPTVTQDLPQSSYSNLSVAELINVWDVSSYQGFVGASQEKSAGQDVGARDDTDLKPLRLKAAPPEQGVNWLNIFYAVEWVVFAGFALFIWWRLVKDDYQRQLEAEEDAALFARHQSASQNTPDDHRSSE; via the coding sequence ATGGTGCTGAAAACTGCCCTCAAGCCGCGTTGGATCGCCGGATTGCTCTTCGCGCTGCTGGTGTCCACGGTTTTCGTGCTCCTCAGTCAATGGCAGTTCGGGCGTTCCACCGAGCAGGAGAAGACCCCGGACAGCGCTCTGGAGTCCCCGCGGCCCCTCAGCGAGGTGCTCAAGCCGGGCACGTTCTTCCCCTCGTCCGTGGCGGATCAGATGGTCACGCTGACCGGGCACTATGACCCCTCACGCCAGGTGCTGGTCAAGGACCGTCTGCTGGATGGCCGGAGCGGGTTCTGGGTGGTCACCGCCTTCGCCGTCGACGGCGCCCCGCGTCTCGCCGGGGCGAAAGCCACCCCTGCCACGTGGATCCCTGTGGCCCGCGGATGGATCGCGTCCGAGGATCAGGCGCCCCGGGCGCCTCAGGGTCAGATCGCTCTCACCGGCCGGCTGGTTCCTTCCGAAGCCCCCACGGTCACTCAGGATCTCCCGCAGAGCAGCTATTCCAATCTGTCCGTGGCGGAACTCATCAACGTCTGGGACGTGTCGAGCTATCAGGGCTTCGTCGGCGCCAGTCAGGAGAAGAGCGCGGGCCAGGATGTCGGCGCCCGTGACGATACGGACCTCAAGCCGCTGCGGCTGAAGGCGGCGCCCCCCGAGCAGGGCGTGAACTGGCTCAACATCTTCTACGCCGTGGAGTGGGTGGTCTTCGCAGGATTCGCCCTCTTCATCTGGTGGCGCCTGGTGAAGGACGACTACCAGCGGCAGCTCGAAGCCGAAGAGGACGCGGCGCTGTTCGCCCGCCATCAGTCCGCTTCGCAGAACACCCCCGATGACCACAGGAGCAGCGAATGA
- a CDS encoding ABC transporter ATP-binding protein — MREYPYPRPDEPFGLSPSRFLLWLGRLQLPTLIGGFFFGIIWMLSQAFAPFVIGKALDLGVVAQDFSALLFWTAIFLCLAAIQAATTTIRHRLAVSNWLQAALTTKELIGVKVSRGGESVGRAVPTGEIVTVASNDAPRIGQLFDVTARLSGSIVSYLVVSALVAGIHLPLGIAVLIGVPALGALLVFVVKPFQKRQQAQREATGKMTSVGADTVAGLRVLRGIGGERIFVNRYRERSQHARQQGIEVAKSVATLEASQLLIGGAFSVFFTFTGAALALDGTITPGQLMSLYGFSVFLVAPIRTGSEALNVGIRGVVGSRKVSKLLGAPPLVSDDGTSAPPSSSPLEDGESGVTVPPQGLTALVCSDPGRSAAVAKRLGRFEDAASRNVLWGDLPLEAYPLADIRRRIVFSQAEAQLFTGSLRSTLDPQGRHSDQRILQALEAAAGLDILDALEEGLDHEVDEKGRSFSGGQRQRLSLARALLSEPEFLLLVEPTSAVDAHTEARIAEGLSQSRGSLNGHGGSATLVTTASPLLLHAMDRVIFLPETGEPLTGTHAELLERCPEYRMVVIRSE, encoded by the coding sequence GTGCGAGAGTACCCTTATCCCCGTCCTGACGAGCCTTTCGGTCTCTCCCCCAGTCGATTCCTGCTCTGGCTGGGTCGCCTTCAGCTGCCCACCCTCATCGGCGGGTTCTTCTTCGGCATCATCTGGATGCTGTCACAGGCCTTCGCCCCGTTCGTGATCGGCAAGGCCCTGGATCTCGGCGTGGTCGCTCAGGACTTCAGCGCCCTGCTGTTCTGGACGGCCATCTTCCTGTGCCTCGCGGCGATCCAGGCGGCCACCACGACCATCCGGCACCGCCTCGCGGTGAGCAACTGGCTGCAGGCCGCTCTGACCACCAAGGAGCTCATCGGAGTGAAGGTCTCTCGCGGCGGCGAATCCGTGGGACGGGCCGTGCCGACAGGCGAGATCGTGACGGTCGCGTCCAATGACGCCCCGCGCATCGGACAGCTCTTCGACGTGACGGCCCGGCTCTCCGGCTCGATCGTCTCCTACCTCGTCGTTTCCGCGCTCGTGGCGGGCATCCACCTGCCGCTCGGCATCGCCGTCCTCATCGGCGTGCCCGCACTCGGCGCGCTCCTGGTCTTCGTGGTCAAGCCGTTCCAGAAGCGCCAGCAGGCCCAGCGCGAGGCGACCGGCAAGATGACCTCCGTGGGCGCGGACACGGTCGCGGGCCTCCGGGTGCTGCGCGGCATCGGCGGCGAGCGCATCTTCGTCAACCGGTACCGCGAGCGCTCCCAGCACGCGCGTCAACAGGGCATCGAGGTCGCCAAGTCGGTCGCGACCCTGGAAGCCTCGCAGCTTCTCATCGGCGGCGCGTTCAGTGTGTTCTTCACCTTCACGGGCGCGGCACTCGCCCTGGACGGCACGATCACCCCGGGACAGCTCATGTCCCTGTACGGCTTCTCGGTGTTCCTCGTCGCTCCGATCAGGACGGGGTCCGAGGCCCTCAACGTCGGCATCCGCGGCGTGGTGGGATCGCGCAAGGTCAGCAAGCTCCTGGGAGCGCCGCCTCTCGTGAGCGACGACGGCACCTCGGCGCCGCCGTCGTCCTCCCCACTGGAGGACGGCGAGAGCGGCGTGACGGTCCCGCCGCAGGGTCTCACCGCGCTGGTCTGCTCGGATCCCGGCCGCTCGGCCGCGGTGGCGAAGCGTCTGGGCCGCTTCGAGGACGCCGCCTCCCGCAACGTCCTCTGGGGCGACCTGCCCCTCGAGGCCTACCCGCTCGCGGACATCCGCCGGCGGATCGTGTTCAGCCAGGCGGAAGCTCAGCTGTTCACAGGTAGCCTCCGGAGCACGCTGGACCCGCAGGGGCGCCACAGCGACCAGCGCATCCTGCAGGCGCTGGAAGCCGCCGCGGGCCTGGACATCCTGGACGCTCTCGAGGAGGGGCTGGACCATGAGGTCGACGAGAAGGGCCGCAGCTTCTCCGGCGGGCAGCGTCAGCGGCTCTCGCTCGCCCGGGCACTGCTGAGCGAGCCCGAGTTCCTATTGCTCGTGGAGCCCACGAGCGCGGTGGACGCCCACACCGAAGCGCGGATCGCCGAGGGGCTCTCCCAGTCCCGCGGTTCGCTGAACGGTCACGGCGGCTCCGCGACGCTGGTGACCACCGCGAGTCCCTTGCTGCTGCATGCGATGGACCGCGTCATCTTCCTTCCCGAAACCGGCGAACCGCTCACCGGCACCCATGCCGAATTGCTGGAGCGCTGTCCCGAGTACCGAATGGTCGTGATTCGCAGTGAGTAA
- a CDS encoding ABC transporter ATP-binding protein, translated as MSNTVESFEEPLLEENEARQSLPEAAAALPHPGNRLPIAASAEVRAEAWRLLRRNRRGLVGVMVFYAAAAIMGLVGPFIIGRLVDTVTSGTTMSTVTALSVALLGSVVAQALLQRLASYRSMVLGEKVFADLREEFMGDVTSLPLSTVERAGTGDLLSRTTNDVEALSHAVRFGVPRLLVAVVTVTLTLAAAFVVSPLLGLGLLVSAPFIIPVTRWYLKRSGPGYQREHAAYGTIDGTISEAADGALTVDALSLGPQRIHRTRAAIREAFEAEKYTLWLRSTLFPVTELALWLPAVLVVLWGGWLVSVGAVSAGSVAAVALYAVALVEPVNTLIMWLDELQFGAASLARIVGVKEVPADRVVSGETPDGSRISVRGATFAYRAGRNVLHGVDLELVPGERLAMVGPSGAGKSTLGRLIAGINPPTSGAVTVGGVPLVDLPVEELRREVALVTQEHHVFVGTLADNLRLGKEEASDAELLAALDDVGAAPWFSALKDGLETELGSGGHALTPSQAQELALARLVLADPHTLVLDEATSLIDPQAARSVERSLGAVLSGRTVVAIAHRLHTAHDADRVAVVEDGRITELGSHDELLALDGSYAALWRSWRSE; from the coding sequence GTGAGTAACACGGTGGAGTCCTTCGAGGAACCTCTGCTGGAGGAGAACGAGGCGCGCCAGAGCCTGCCCGAGGCAGCAGCGGCCCTCCCCCATCCCGGCAACCGTCTGCCCATCGCCGCGTCCGCCGAGGTGCGGGCGGAGGCGTGGCGGCTGCTCCGGCGCAACCGGCGCGGCCTGGTCGGCGTCATGGTGTTCTACGCGGCCGCCGCGATCATGGGCCTCGTGGGGCCGTTCATCATCGGGCGGCTGGTGGACACCGTGACGTCGGGAACCACCATGTCAACCGTGACCGCTCTGAGCGTGGCCCTCCTCGGATCGGTGGTGGCGCAGGCACTGCTGCAGCGGCTCGCCTCCTACCGGTCCATGGTCCTCGGCGAGAAGGTGTTCGCGGACCTCCGCGAGGAGTTCATGGGCGACGTCACCTCGCTGCCCCTTTCCACCGTGGAACGCGCCGGCACGGGCGATCTGCTCTCCCGCACGACCAACGACGTCGAAGCGCTCTCCCATGCGGTGCGTTTCGGGGTGCCCCGGCTCCTGGTCGCCGTCGTCACCGTGACGCTGACGCTGGCCGCGGCATTCGTGGTGTCCCCACTGCTCGGCCTCGGGCTGCTGGTCAGCGCGCCGTTCATCATCCCGGTCACCCGCTGGTACCTCAAGCGCTCGGGCCCGGGCTACCAGCGGGAGCACGCGGCGTACGGCACCATCGACGGGACCATCTCCGAAGCGGCGGACGGCGCCCTCACGGTGGACGCCCTCAGCCTCGGACCTCAGCGGATCCACCGCACGCGGGCCGCGATCCGTGAGGCCTTCGAGGCCGAGAAGTACACGCTGTGGCTCCGCTCGACGCTGTTCCCCGTGACCGAGCTGGCGCTGTGGCTGCCGGCGGTGCTCGTGGTCCTCTGGGGCGGCTGGCTGGTCTCCGTCGGCGCCGTGTCCGCGGGGTCCGTGGCCGCCGTCGCGCTGTATGCCGTGGCCCTCGTGGAGCCGGTGAACACCCTCATCATGTGGCTCGATGAACTGCAGTTCGGCGCCGCCTCGCTCGCGAGGATCGTGGGCGTCAAGGAGGTTCCCGCGGACCGTGTGGTGAGCGGCGAGACTCCCGACGGCAGCCGGATCTCGGTCCGCGGTGCGACCTTCGCCTACCGGGCGGGGCGGAACGTCCTGCACGGGGTGGACCTGGAACTGGTGCCCGGCGAGCGGCTCGCCATGGTGGGCCCGTCGGGCGCCGGCAAATCGACGCTCGGCCGCCTGATCGCCGGCATCAACCCGCCGACGTCCGGAGCCGTCACGGTCGGCGGGGTGCCACTCGTGGACCTGCCGGTGGAGGAGCTCCGCCGCGAGGTGGCCCTCGTGACGCAGGAACACCACGTGTTCGTGGGGACCCTGGCGGACAATCTGCGCCTCGGCAAGGAGGAGGCGAGCGACGCCGAGCTGCTCGCCGCCCTGGACGATGTGGGAGCCGCGCCGTGGTTCTCCGCGCTCAAGGACGGCCTGGAGACGGAGCTGGGCTCGGGAGGTCACGCGCTGACCCCGTCGCAGGCGCAGGAGCTCGCCCTGGCCCGTCTGGTGCTGGCCGATCCTCACACCCTGGTGCTCGACGAGGCGACCAGCCTCATCGATCCGCAGGCGGCCCGCAGCGTGGAACGCTCCCTCGGTGCCGTGCTGAGCGGCCGCACCGTGGTGGCGATCGCGCACCGCCTGCACACCGCCCACGACGCCGACCGGGTCGCCGTCGTGGAGGACGGCCGGATCACCGAGCTCGGCAGTCACGACGAGCTGCTGGCGCTCGACGGTTCCTACGCCGCCCTGTGGCGGTCGTGGCGCAGCGAGTGA
- a CDS encoding PTS sugar transporter subunit IIA, whose protein sequence is MAEDLNRYDAELTLPSMVILEMEATDREDAAAQLAQRLFSAGRVSNLVGFLESVNSREHQMATGLPGGIGLPHARSEFVTQPSIAVGVTKYGHSLDFGAADGPANLILLIATPAQSFSEHLEVLATLARSLSKESYRESLRRAHDPEVIAELINTSLVFFDH, encoded by the coding sequence GTGGCTGAGGATCTTAACCGTTATGACGCTGAGCTCACCCTGCCCAGCATGGTGATCCTGGAAATGGAGGCCACGGACCGGGAGGACGCCGCGGCGCAGCTCGCGCAGCGGCTCTTCAGCGCCGGGCGGGTGTCCAATCTGGTGGGCTTCCTCGAGAGCGTCAACTCCCGCGAGCACCAGATGGCGACCGGCCTGCCGGGCGGCATCGGGCTTCCGCATGCCCGCAGCGAATTCGTCACTCAGCCGTCGATCGCCGTCGGCGTCACCAAGTACGGGCACTCGCTCGACTTCGGCGCGGCGGACGGACCGGCCAATCTGATCCTGCTCATCGCCACCCCGGCCCAGTCGTTCTCGGAGCACCTCGAAGTGCTCGCGACGCTGGCGCGCTCGCTTTCCAAGGAGAGCTACCGGGAGTCCCTGCGCCGGGCCCACGATCCCGAGGTCATCGCCGAGCTGATCAACACTTCGCTGGTGTTCTTCGACCACTGA